CCGCGAGCTCGGCTCCCCGCTCATAGTGCTCCCGAAGGGCCATCCGGCGTCCCCCAGGCTCAAGGTTGTCGTATCAGTGGGACGGAGGACGCGTGTGAGCTGCAGAATACAGCCCGGAACCCATCCGGAGCAGGATGTGCTCTGCGGGGCTGAGGAGATGGACGGGCTTGAGATCCACGGAACAAACGATGGTGCAGAGATCATCGGGTTTGATGGGGAGGTATGCATAGAGAAGCTATGACGCTATCAGCACGCCGAACCACACTCGAGACGGACGTGGATGCTCGCATCGATCTCCATGGCAAAGGGGAGGCCGAGGTCTCCACAGGCGTCGAGCTTCTTGATGACATGCTCAGGATACTAGCAGCATCTGGCAGTTTCGATATCAGGATCAAAGCCAGAGGCGATGCTACAGGAGATCACCATCTCGTCGAAGATGTCGGGATAACCCTTGGGAGATGCCTTTCAGCAGTGAAGAGCGGCACCGGCAGCGCAGTGGTTCCTTACGGGGACTGCACGGCTCTTGCTGCAGTGAGCTTCGGCTCTACTGGATTTAAAGCGAATCTGAACCTCTCCGCGAAGAACATCGGCGGAATGGCTCTGGAGAATCTTGAGCACTTCATGAGATCGATGGCATACAGCGGGTCGTTCACGCTTCACGTTATCACAGATGGCGGCGATGACAGAGAGAAGATAGTCTCATCGATGAGGGCTCTCGGAGTTGCGCTCAGAAATGCGATAAGAGATGGCGGATTCGAGGAGAGGATTCCCTGACTTTGATGTTCGGGTCTGTGCCTGAATCACTGAATGGAATTTCCGGAGTCAGCACCCACTAGCACATCAGATCACAAATCATGCAGTGCCACTTGCTGCTGGGGTCGGTGATCAGAGCACACAACCGATGTTCGGGTCTCATTTGAACTCCTTCTGCGCGCTGAGCGTTTTCTCTTCAAGCTCAAATTTCGCGGTCTGGAAGCATCTTGTAACTCAGCATCACCGGCCGAAAGATGGAAATCCTGGATTTTAGTGTCTGAGAAAGCATAACGAATAGATGCATGAGTCTGCAGCTTTGAGGGATGCATGGCGAAAGGTGCTGCCTGGCGCAGCTGTTCTTAGGGACGGCTGGAGTTCTCGCCACCCTGCAGCAGGAGGTATTATGAGGGATATCGTGGATGTTCTCAGGGAGGAAGGTATAACAGTTGACGATATAGTCGCGACCGCTCTGGAGCTTTACGTCCCGCATCCGGGCGTCGAGACCCGCGAGAAGGCGGATGCTGTGTTCCGGAGAGAGCTGCAGATAGCGCTCTCGGATCCGAACCTTGCCCTTCTCATATACGCGGGGGTTCTTCTGGAGGAGAGGGGGAGGATGAGGATGCTCCCGAACCTGAGAGGAGAGGACTACGAGAGGGATCTCACATATCTCATAGCAGATGAGGTGCTGGGGATGAGCATAGCGAAGTACATCGGCGGGTACAAGGGGACGTTCGAGTATGTCAGATACGACAGGGCAAAGCCCGGGATCCTCGCAAGGCTCGGGCCGTTCATGGACGATGTGATCGGCGGTCTCATCGGTGGCGTCTCCTCGAACATGTACACCAGGGCGGGATTCAGCTGAGGGATCTGCTCTTCGCGATGAGATCGGGCTTCGGATTTCTCTCCACGATACCTGTGGGGATATCCATGGAGGGGATCGAGGCACTGATGAGGCATGTATATGTCTTTCCTGTAATTGGAATGGCACTCGGCCTGATCTTCGCAGCCGTGGCATATCTTCTCGGCCTCTTTCTGCCCGGGGATATCACCGCGATCTGCATCCTGATCGCGATATACTGGGTCTGCGGCATAAATCACATAGACGGCCTCGCAGACTTCGGCGATGGTGTGACCGCGCACGGGAGCACCGAGAAGAAGATCAGGGCGATGAAGGACGTGAACCTCGGATCTGGAGGGGCTGTGTTCGTGATAGTAACCCTCCTCGCGCTCTTCTCCGCGATCAGATCCATGGATAATGCGGTTCTGCCAGCCGCCCTTGTCGTCTCTGAGATATCAGCAAAGCAGTCAATGCTGGCGTTTGCGGCATTCACAGAGCCGTTTCATTCAGGCCTGGGCCAGATCATGATAGACAGGACGGGAAAGAGGGAGTTCATCATAGCGCTGATCATCTCCTCAACTGCATCCGCTTTGATATTGAAGACAGCCGGGCTGATCATGCTGATCTTCTCCATAATATCAGCGCTCTATCTGGCGCGTGTCTCCAGGAGAAACTTCGGCGGAGGATCTGGTGATGGCATAGGCGCATCGAATGAGATCGGCAGGGCTGTAGCGCTGTGCTCAGCACTCGTGCTGGGGGTGAGGGGCTGGACTGTGTTTTGATGGCCGGTGGCAGGGGCACCCGGCTCGGGATGGGCGAGAAGCCGATGGTCCGGCTCTACGGAAGACCGCTGATCGATTATGTCGTATCGGCTCTCAGACCATCGGTGGAGAGGATAATTGTGGCCACC
This genomic stretch from Methanothrix sp. harbors:
- a CDS encoding imidazoleglycerol-phosphate dehydratase, with translation MHREAMTLSARRTTLETDVDARIDLHGKGEAEVSTGVELLDDMLRILAASGSFDIRIKARGDATGDHHLVEDVGITLGRCLSAVKSGTGSAVVPYGDCTALAAVSFGSTGFKANLNLSAKNIGGMALENLEHFMRSMAYSGSFTLHVITDGGDDREKIVSSMRALGVALRNAIRDGGFEERIP
- the cobZ gene encoding alpha-ribazole phosphatase CobZ codes for the protein MRDIVDVLREEGITVDDIVATALELYVPHPGVETREKADAVFRRELQIALSDPNLALLIYAGVLLEERGRMRMLPNLRGEDYERDLTYLIADEVLGMSIAKYIGGYKGTFEYVRYDRAKPGILARLGPFMDDVIGGLIGGVSSNMYTRAGFS
- the cobS gene encoding adenosylcobinamide-GDP ribazoletransferase — its product is MRSGFGFLSTIPVGISMEGIEALMRHVYVFPVIGMALGLIFAAVAYLLGLFLPGDITAICILIAIYWVCGINHIDGLADFGDGVTAHGSTEKKIRAMKDVNLGSGGAVFVIVTLLALFSAIRSMDNAVLPAALVVSEISAKQSMLAFAAFTEPFHSGLGQIMIDRTGKREFIIALIISSTASALILKTAGLIMLIFSIISALYLARVSRRNFGGGSGDGIGASNEIGRAVALCSALVLGVRGWTVF